The proteins below come from a single Zea mays cultivar B73 chromosome 8, Zm-B73-REFERENCE-NAM-5.0, whole genome shotgun sequence genomic window:
- the LOC109939237 gene encoding uncharacterized protein, which yields MILWQKRRRIADKLNGKVLPAVIQQLKVKTRGLGHLTVTKASYFSAQVDDSTNTHNRHVVKSYLHECTCLEWQHTGKPCQHALALITAQDSVDVELEDFVHDFYSVQRFKNAYKRIIEPLPDKTQWPHVDLPFVVGAPLDKRGRGRYKKLRIKSCLEGGNSKGKKVAAEKGKEADREAANEVDVQAENQSEKSKKKMIRGKRRCKKCGELGHGETSYKCPLNGTKKRKRKPRKNTTKYGENAKVPTQKKSKGGEGGTTAHGREECVVVQEMEIVAVVQVMEQGDAAVVQNPTKPTMETIINDNPIRVTRSRLAMLLADGTTSQEGLPSASFSNKMTPPKKLTPRKLRC from the exons ATGATTTTGTGGCAGAAAAGAAGAAGGATTGCAGACAAGTTGAATGGAAAAGTCTTACCTGCAGTTATACAACAGTTGAAGGTAAAGACTAGAGGACTAGGTCACTTGACAGTTACAAAGGCTAGTTATTTCTCTGCACAAGTGGATGACAGCACAAATACTCATAATAGGCATGTCGTTAAATCCTATTTACATGAATGTACATGTCTTGAATGGCAGCACACTGGCAAGCCTTGCCAGCATGCACTGGCGTTGATTACAGCACAAGATAGTGTGGATGTGGAGTTGGAGGATTTTGTGCATGATTTTTATTCGGTTCAGAGGTTCAAGAATGCATACAAGAGAATTATTGAGCCACTGCCAGATAAGACCCAGTGGCCACATGTGGACCTACCATTTGTTGTTGGCGCCCCACTGGACAAGAGAGGTAGAGGAAGGTACAAAAAACTCAGAATCAAGAGTTGCCTTGAAGGTGGGAATAGCAAGGGCAAAAAGGTTGCtgcagaaaaaggaaaagaggctGACAGAGAGGCAGCTAATGAAGTTGACGTGCAGGCTGAAAACCAATCTGAAAAAAGCAAGAAGAAGATGATAAGAGGGAAGAGAAGGTGCAAAAAATGTGGAGAATTAGGCCATGGTGAAACCAGCTACAAGTGCCCATTAAATGGAACGAAGAAAAG GAAGAGAAAGCCTCGAAAAAACACAACTAAGTATGGGGAGAATGCCAAAGTGCCAACACAAAAGAAGTCAAAAGGAGGTGAGGGAGGTACTACTGCCCATGGAAGGGAGGAATGTGTTGTTGTCCAAGAAATGGAGATTGTTGCTGTTGTTCAAGTCATGGAGCAAGGTGATGCTGCTGTTGTTCAAAACCCAACTAAGCCTACAATGGAAACAATTATAAATGACAACCCAATTAGGGTCACCAGAAG TCGACTTGCAATGCTATTGGCAGATGGTACAACTTCACAGGAAGGTCTGCCATCAGCATCATTCTCAAACAAGATGACACCTCCTAAGAAGTTGACACCTAGGAAACTGAGATGCTGA
- the LOC103636592 gene encoding uncharacterized protein: MPSTSGAPPATAVIEEREKEGSFEMESFLIDDFHGIDDEPLAIVEAPIRHDQQLAAIDWDTLHIFDSTDEEGRIEIVDDNQMYVLLGLRDEDDAAEKGRETSEQADSARAASGNVSFVDNDTLGAAIPVNDDIPGERVVVHDPDNPCMDIGTVYPSMREFRLAMRQFAINEEFELQIVKTDPSRFIGDCKGEDCPWHIVGRRQPDGKTVMVLIVLRLCNVVNCPSFMWLLIVFFWLCCR, from the exons ATGCCCTCCACCTCGGGCGCTCCTCCTGCAACAGCT GTTATAGAAGAAAGGGAGAAAGAAGGTAGTTTTGAGATGGAGTCCTTCTTAATTGATGATTTCCATGG CATTGATGATGAGCCTTTAGCAATTGTAGAAGCTCCTATTCGACATGATCAGCAACTAGCTGCTATTGATTGGGACACACTACATATTTTTGATAGTacagatgaagaaggaaggatAGAAATAGTTGATGATAACCAAATGTATGTGCTATTGGGGCTAAGAGATGAGGATGACGCTGCCGAGAAGGGTAGGGAAACTTCTGAACAGGCAGATAGTGCACGTGCTGCTAGTGGCAATGTCTCCTTTGTCGACAATGACACTCTTGGTGCAGCCATCCCTGTTAATGATGACATACCAGGGGAAAGGGTGGTGGTGCATGATCCGGATAATCCTTGTATGGATATTGGAACTGTGTACCCGAGCATGCGTGAATTTAGGTTGGCTATGCGCCAGTTTGCTATAAATGAAGAGTTTGAGTTGCAAATCGTGAAAACCGACCCGAGTCGATTTATTGGTGATTGCAAAGGGGAGGATTGCCCTTGGCATATCGTGGGTCGTAGGCAACCCGATGGGAAGACTGTTATGGTACTTATTGTCCTTCGTTTATGTAACGTTGTAAATTGTCCTTCGTTTATGTGGTTACTAATTGTTTTTTTTTGGTTGTGTTGTAGGTGA